A genomic window from Streptomyces sp. 846.5 includes:
- a CDS encoding nucleotide pyrophosphohydrolase, with translation MTDRQLDVPLLQQRLREFAAARDWGQYHTPKNLVAALSVEASELLEIFQWLTPEQAAAVMEDPVRAHRVEDEVADVLAYLLQFCSALGVDPLAALAAKIERNEHRFPAGATPPLDGS, from the coding sequence ATGACTGATCGACAACTGGATGTCCCGCTGCTCCAGCAGCGGTTGCGCGAGTTCGCCGCGGCACGGGACTGGGGGCAGTACCACACGCCGAAGAACCTGGTGGCGGCGCTCAGCGTGGAGGCGTCCGAACTGCTGGAGATCTTCCAGTGGCTGACCCCGGAGCAGGCCGCTGCGGTGATGGAGGACCCGGTGCGGGCGCACCGGGTCGAGGACGAGGTGGCCGATGTGCTCGCCTATCTGCTGCAGTTCTGCTCGGCGCTGGGGGTCGACCCGCTGGCGGCGCTGGCGGCGAAGATCGAGCGCAATGAGCACCGCTTCCCGGCCGGCGCCACCCCGCCGCTGGACGGCTCCTGA
- a CDS encoding DUF6099 family protein encodes MDALKLIKSTRHGLTEARSVPQVLAECWQACVLVEAVAAVAARELMERELLDGGGCGSGGAAGIARAVTEAAGHAAVCVGRPPDDGGGPNRAERLTVLTDTAVTLRELCRLVQETAEALIVLACGAGEQELYWRCIDSVDAVAECQDLAAQLLRAVDPGCRELLPVGDWQPGEGGAS; translated from the coding sequence ATGGACGCGCTGAAGCTGATCAAGTCCACCAGGCACGGGCTGACCGAGGCGCGGAGCGTGCCGCAGGTGCTGGCGGAGTGCTGGCAGGCCTGCGTCCTGGTCGAGGCGGTGGCCGCGGTGGCGGCGCGCGAACTGATGGAGCGTGAGCTGCTGGACGGCGGCGGTTGCGGGAGCGGCGGCGCCGCCGGGATCGCCCGGGCCGTGACTGAGGCGGCGGGCCATGCGGCCGTCTGCGTGGGGCGGCCCCCGGACGACGGGGGCGGCCCCAATCGGGCCGAACGGCTGACCGTGCTCACCGACACCGCGGTCACGCTGCGCGAGTTGTGCCGTCTGGTCCAGGAGACCGCCGAGGCCCTGATCGTGCTCGCCTGTGGCGCCGGCGAACAGGAGCTGTACTGGCGCTGCATCGACTCGGTGGACGCGGTGGCCGAGTGCCAGGATCTGGCCGCGCAGCTGTTGCGCGCCGTCGACCCGGGCTGCCGTGAACTCCTGCCGGTGGGCGACTGGCAGCCGGGGGAAGGCGGTGCGTCATGA